The Georgenia faecalis genome includes a window with the following:
- a CDS encoding glucose-6-phosphate dehydrogenase assembly protein OpcA: MIVTMQATTSAAVSTRLARVREAGGVSALGRVLTLVIVAGSEDVVDRAVRAADGASREHPCRIIVLLPTGASGPAQLDAQIRVGGETGASEVIILQASGDAALEPDTLVIPLLLADAPVVAWWPDSPPASPSTHPVGAMAQRRITDVTASAEPFAGLHRLKDGYAPGDTDLAWSRVTLWRGLLAAALDEPPHEPVTAVRVSGAHERPSVHMLAAWLAERLGVPTEVRAEACEAITMVELERASGTIRLRREPGSSVAMLTRPGRPDQRINLPLRSVEDCLIEELRRLDPDQVYGRALTAGLSALEVPSTLEAP, translated from the coding sequence ATGATCGTCACCATGCAGGCCACCACATCGGCCGCCGTGAGCACGCGCCTGGCGCGGGTGCGCGAGGCGGGCGGCGTCTCCGCCCTGGGGCGGGTCCTCACCCTCGTCATCGTCGCCGGCTCCGAGGACGTCGTCGACCGCGCCGTCCGGGCCGCCGACGGCGCGTCCCGGGAGCACCCCTGCCGCATCATCGTCCTGCTGCCGACCGGCGCGAGCGGGCCCGCGCAGCTCGACGCGCAGATCCGGGTGGGCGGGGAGACCGGGGCCAGCGAGGTCATCATCCTCCAGGCGAGCGGCGACGCCGCCCTGGAGCCCGACACCCTCGTCATCCCGCTGCTGCTCGCCGACGCACCGGTCGTCGCGTGGTGGCCGGACTCGCCGCCGGCCAGCCCGTCGACGCACCCGGTGGGTGCCATGGCCCAGCGGCGGATCACCGACGTCACCGCGTCGGCGGAGCCGTTCGCCGGGCTGCACCGCCTCAAGGACGGCTACGCCCCGGGCGACACCGACCTCGCGTGGTCCCGGGTCACCCTCTGGCGGGGGCTGCTCGCGGCCGCGCTCGACGAGCCGCCGCACGAGCCGGTGACGGCCGTGCGGGTCAGCGGCGCGCACGAGCGTCCGTCCGTGCACATGCTCGCGGCGTGGCTCGCCGAGCGGCTGGGCGTGCCCACCGAGGTCCGCGCCGAGGCCTGCGAGGCCATCACCATGGTCGAGCTGGAGCGCGCCAGCGGGACGATCCGGCTCCGCCGCGAGCCCGGCTCGTCCGTCGCCATGCTCACCCGGCCCGGCCGGCCCGACCAGCGGATCAACCTCCCGCTGCGCTCGGTGGAGGACTGCCTCATCGAGGAGCTCCGGCGCCTCGACCCGGACCAGGTCTACGGCCGCGCACTCACCGCCGGGCTGTCCGCGCTCGAGGTCCCGTCCACGCTGGAGGCCCCGTGA
- the tal gene encoding transaldolase, with amino-acid sequence MPATVPETATGTAGTDRLGALSAHGVAIWLDDLSRERLGSTGPSGLRALVRDDHVVGVTTNPSIFAAALADDPSYDDDLRALAASGASVDEAVTAITTSDVRQACDLLADVYAATDGRDGRVSLEVDPRLAHDTDATLTQARLLWSTVDRPNLMVKIPATAAGLQAITQATAEGISVNVTLIFALDRYRAVAGAYLDGLDHALRAGIDLSTIRSVASFFVSRVDTAVDEALDGIGTPEAAALRGRVALANARLAHHAYEEIFSTPHWEELSGAGAHPQRPLWASTGVKDPTYPDTLYVDGLVTDGVVTTVPEVTLRAVADHGHITGDTVRGTHEASREVLDDLERLGVSYDGVMTRLEAEGVAKFEASWDALTERVAAGLHQYRSNEGAL; translated from the coding sequence GTGCCCGCGACGGTTCCCGAGACCGCGACGGGTACCGCGGGCACGGACCGGCTCGGCGCGCTCAGCGCGCACGGGGTCGCGATCTGGCTCGACGACCTCTCCCGTGAGCGGCTCGGCAGCACCGGGCCCTCCGGGCTGCGCGCCCTGGTGCGCGACGACCACGTCGTCGGCGTGACGACCAACCCGTCGATCTTCGCCGCCGCCCTCGCCGACGACCCCTCCTACGACGACGACCTGCGCGCCCTCGCGGCGTCCGGGGCGAGCGTCGACGAGGCCGTCACCGCCATCACCACGAGCGACGTCCGCCAGGCGTGCGACCTGCTCGCCGACGTCTACGCCGCCACCGACGGGCGGGACGGGCGCGTGTCCCTCGAGGTGGACCCGCGCCTGGCGCACGACACCGACGCCACACTCACCCAGGCCCGGCTGCTGTGGTCCACGGTGGACCGGCCCAACCTCATGGTGAAGATCCCGGCCACGGCCGCGGGGCTGCAGGCGATCACCCAGGCCACGGCCGAGGGGATCAGCGTCAACGTCACCCTGATCTTCGCCCTCGACCGGTACCGCGCGGTCGCCGGCGCCTACCTCGACGGCCTCGACCACGCGCTGCGCGCCGGGATCGACCTGTCCACCATCCGCTCGGTCGCCTCGTTCTTCGTCTCGCGGGTGGACACCGCCGTCGACGAGGCGCTCGACGGGATCGGCACGCCCGAGGCGGCGGCGCTGCGGGGGCGGGTCGCCCTGGCGAACGCCCGCCTCGCCCACCACGCCTACGAGGAGATCTTCTCCACCCCGCACTGGGAGGAGCTCAGCGGGGCGGGCGCCCACCCGCAGCGGCCCCTGTGGGCGTCCACCGGCGTCAAGGACCCCACCTACCCCGACACCCTGTACGTCGACGGGCTCGTCACCGACGGTGTCGTCACCACGGTGCCCGAGGTGACGCTGCGTGCCGTCGCCGACCACGGGCACATCACCGGGGACACCGTCCGCGGCACCCACGAGGCGTCCCGCGAGGTGCTCGACGACCTCGAGCGTCTCGGCGTGTCCTACGACGGCGTGATGACCCGGCTCGAGGCCGAGGGCGTCGCCAAGTTCGAGGCGAGCTGGGACGCGCTCACCGAGCGCGTCGCCGCCGGCCTCCACCAGTACCGCAGCAACGAGGGAGCACTGTGA
- the secG gene encoding preprotein translocase subunit SecG, producing MDALRISLQVLLVLTSVFLMLTILMHKGKGGGLSDMFGGGISSSIGSSGVAERNLNRITVGVALVWGTAVVLLGLIQSTSA from the coding sequence GTGGATGCTCTGCGGATCAGCCTGCAGGTCCTACTGGTCCTGACCAGCGTCTTCCTCATGCTCACGATCCTCATGCACAAGGGGAAGGGCGGCGGCCTCTCGGACATGTTCGGCGGCGGCATCTCCAGCAGCATCGGCTCGTCCGGCGTGGCGGAGCGGAACCTCAACCGGATCACGGTGGGCGTCGCGCTCGTGTGGGGGACCGCCGTCGTCCTCCTCGGCCTCATCCAGTCCACCAGCGCCTGA
- the pgl gene encoding 6-phosphogluconolactonase — translation MSPDPAPRLVVVHPDADLLARAAGARFLLTLLDAQSVTTPVHVVLTGGTSGTAMLRAAGTDPLRTAVDWTGVHVWWGDERFAPTGDPERNETHARSALLNAVPLPAENIHVVPGPDAVASPEEAAAAYSAELRAHAADGAEVPDFAVVLLGVGPDAHVASLFPGKASLGVTALGALAERDSPKPPPLRVSLTLPTLCSARQVWLLAAGEGKAEAVAASLGGAPVEEAPAGAVHGRQLTLWLVDAAAAGVAAS, via the coding sequence GTGAGTCCCGATCCCGCACCGCGCCTCGTCGTCGTCCACCCCGACGCCGACCTCCTGGCCCGCGCCGCCGGTGCGCGCTTCCTCCTCACCCTGCTCGACGCCCAGTCGGTGACGACGCCCGTCCACGTCGTCCTCACGGGCGGCACCAGCGGCACGGCCATGCTCCGGGCGGCGGGGACCGACCCGCTGCGCACCGCCGTCGACTGGACCGGCGTCCACGTGTGGTGGGGCGACGAGCGGTTCGCGCCCACCGGCGACCCCGAGCGCAACGAGACGCACGCCCGCTCCGCGCTGCTCAACGCCGTCCCGCTACCCGCGGAGAACATCCACGTCGTACCGGGGCCGGACGCGGTCGCGTCGCCCGAGGAGGCGGCGGCCGCGTACAGCGCGGAGCTGCGCGCCCACGCTGCGGACGGGGCCGAGGTGCCGGACTTCGCCGTCGTGCTCCTCGGGGTGGGGCCGGATGCGCATGTGGCGTCGCTGTTCCCGGGGAAGGCGTCGCTGGGCGTCACCGCGCTCGGCGCGCTGGCCGAGCGCGACTCCCCCAAGCCGCCGCCGCTGCGCGTGAGCCTCACGCTGCCGACGCTGTGCTCGGCCCGGCAGGTGTGGCTGCTGGCCGCGGGCGAGGGCAAGGCCGAGGCCGTGGCGGCCTCGCTCGGCGGGGCACCGGTCGAGGAGGCGCCCGCGGGCGCGGTCCACGGGCGACAGCTCACCCTCTGGCTCGTCGACGCAGCCGCCGCGGGCGTCGCGGCGAGCTGA
- the tpiA gene encoding triose-phosphate isomerase, with amino-acid sequence MTNTRTPLMAGNWKMNLDHHEATHLVQKLAWTLKDGGHKYEDVEVVVVPPFTDLRSVQTLVDGDKLGIRYGAQDVSAHDKGAYTGEISATMLAKLGVDYVVVGHSERRQFHAEDDALVGAKARAALGGGMVPIICVGEGLEVRKAGDQVAYTLAQVDGAYDGIDAEQAAKTVIAYEPVWAIGTGEVATPEDAQEVCGAIRARLAELYDDSVAQAVRVLYGGSVKSSNVAAIMAKPDVDGALVGGASLDAEEFAKIAQFQKA; translated from the coding sequence ATGACGAACACCCGTACCCCGCTCATGGCGGGCAACTGGAAGATGAACCTCGACCACCACGAGGCCACCCACCTCGTGCAGAAGCTGGCGTGGACCCTCAAGGACGGCGGGCACAAGTACGAGGACGTCGAGGTCGTCGTCGTCCCGCCGTTCACGGACCTGCGCTCCGTGCAGACCCTGGTCGACGGCGACAAGCTCGGCATCCGCTACGGCGCGCAGGACGTCTCCGCGCACGACAAGGGCGCGTACACCGGGGAGATCTCGGCGACGATGCTCGCCAAGCTCGGTGTCGACTACGTCGTCGTCGGGCACTCCGAGCGCCGCCAGTTCCACGCCGAGGACGACGCCCTGGTGGGCGCCAAGGCCCGCGCCGCGCTGGGTGGCGGCATGGTGCCGATCATCTGCGTCGGTGAGGGCCTCGAGGTGCGCAAGGCGGGCGACCAGGTCGCCTACACGCTCGCGCAGGTCGACGGCGCCTACGACGGGATCGACGCCGAGCAGGCGGCCAAGACCGTCATCGCCTACGAGCCCGTGTGGGCCATCGGCACCGGCGAGGTCGCCACGCCCGAGGACGCGCAGGAGGTCTGCGGAGCCATCCGCGCCCGCCTGGCCGAGCTGTACGACGACTCCGTCGCGCAGGCCGTCCGCGTGCTCTACGGCGGCTCCGTGAAGTCCTCGAACGTCGCGGCGATCATGGCGAAGCCGGACGTCGACGGGGCGCTCGTCGGCGGGGCCAGCCTCGACGCCGAGGAGTTCGCGAAGATCGCGCAGTTCCAGAAGGCCTGA
- a CDS encoding RNA polymerase-binding protein RbpA encodes MAGGSAIRGSRVGAGPMGEAERGEAAPRVRVSYWCINAHETRPSFAQEPEIVVPEVWDCPRCGLPAGQDKDAPPAPPKNEPYKTHLAYVKERRTDADGAALLDEALAALRARRGG; translated from the coding sequence ATGGCTGGAGGTAGCGCGATCCGCGGCTCACGCGTCGGCGCGGGCCCCATGGGCGAGGCCGAGCGGGGCGAGGCAGCCCCGCGCGTGCGGGTCTCGTACTGGTGCATCAACGCGCACGAGACGCGCCCGAGCTTCGCGCAGGAGCCGGAGATCGTCGTCCCCGAGGTGTGGGACTGCCCGCGCTGCGGGCTCCCCGCGGGCCAGGACAAGGACGCGCCGCCCGCGCCCCCCAAGAACGAGCCGTACAAGACGCACCTCGCGTACGTGAAGGAGCGCCGCACGGACGCCGACGGCGCCGCGCTCCTCGACGAGGCCCTCGCCGCGCTGCGCGCCCGCCGCGGCGGCTGA
- a CDS encoding phosphoglycerate kinase, whose product MKTIESLGDLRGKRVLVRSDFNVPLDGTTITDDGRIRAALPTLTALVDAGAKVIVTAHLGRPKGAPEDKYSLAPVAARLGELLGSPVRLAKDTVGEDAKATVAALGDGEVALLENIRFDPRETSKDDAERGALADELAALADAYVSDGFGVVHRKQASVYDVAERLPHAAGRLVFAEIDALSKATGDPERPYAVVLGGSKVSDKLGVIGNLLTKADRLLIGGGMVFTFLAAKGYGVGTSLLEEDQIDAVKGYLAQAEENGVEIVLPVDIVVASEFKADSPAEVVPADAIPADKMGLDIGPESAKLFASKIADAKTIVWNGPMGVFEFPAFAEGTKAVAQAMQDGSGFSIVGGGDSAAAVRKLGFDESKFGHISTGGGASLEFLEGKVLPGIAVLED is encoded by the coding sequence GTGAAGACCATCGAATCCCTGGGCGACCTGCGCGGTAAGCGCGTGCTCGTCCGCTCCGACTTCAACGTGCCGCTCGACGGCACGACCATCACCGACGACGGCCGCATCCGCGCCGCCCTCCCGACGCTGACCGCCCTGGTCGACGCCGGTGCGAAGGTCATCGTGACCGCGCACCTCGGCCGTCCCAAGGGCGCGCCGGAGGACAAGTACTCTCTGGCGCCTGTGGCCGCCCGCCTCGGCGAGCTCCTCGGCTCGCCCGTGCGCCTCGCCAAGGACACCGTCGGCGAGGACGCCAAGGCCACCGTCGCCGCGCTCGGCGACGGCGAGGTCGCGCTGCTCGAGAACATCCGCTTCGACCCCCGCGAGACGTCCAAGGACGACGCGGAGCGCGGGGCCCTGGCCGACGAGCTCGCCGCGCTGGCCGACGCCTACGTCTCCGACGGGTTCGGCGTCGTCCACCGCAAGCAGGCCTCGGTGTACGACGTCGCCGAGCGGCTCCCGCACGCCGCCGGCCGGCTCGTCTTCGCCGAGATCGACGCCCTGAGCAAGGCGACCGGCGACCCGGAGCGGCCCTACGCCGTCGTCCTCGGAGGCTCGAAGGTCTCCGACAAGCTCGGGGTCATCGGCAACCTCCTCACCAAGGCGGACCGCCTCCTCATCGGTGGCGGCATGGTCTTCACCTTCCTCGCGGCCAAGGGCTACGGCGTCGGCACCTCCCTGCTCGAGGAGGACCAGATCGACGCGGTCAAGGGCTACCTCGCCCAGGCCGAGGAGAACGGCGTCGAGATCGTCCTGCCCGTCGACATCGTCGTGGCGTCCGAGTTCAAGGCGGACTCCCCGGCCGAGGTCGTCCCCGCCGACGCCATCCCCGCGGACAAGATGGGCCTGGACATCGGCCCCGAGTCCGCGAAGCTGTTCGCCAGCAAGATCGCCGACGCCAAGACGATCGTCTGGAACGGTCCGATGGGCGTCTTCGAGTTCCCCGCCTTCGCCGAGGGCACCAAGGCCGTGGCACAGGCCATGCAGGACGGTTCGGGCTTCAGCATCGTCGGCGGCGGCGACTCCGCCGCGGCCGTGCGCAAGCTGGGCTTCGACGAGTCCAAGTTCGGCCACATCTCCACCGGTGGTGGCGCCAGCCTCGAGTTCCTCGAGGGCAAGGTCCTGCCCGGTATCGCTGTCCTGGAGGACTGA
- a CDS encoding glucose-6-phosphate isomerase — protein sequence MVSATGSAADAVSQHVPTLVADAVASRLSAQDATLWGPDAEAEASVRLGWTALHETSRALLEPLQALCEELREEGVDRVVLAGMGGSSLAPEVIAGTAGAQLVVLDSTQPDQVARALGGDLARTVLVVSSKSGGTVETDSQRRAFEAAFTEAGIDAASRIVVVTDPGSPLAATAAEAGYRAVFEADPHVGGRFSALTAFGLVPSALAGVDVAALLDEAAAVAPFFAEDTEANPALVLGAALAGTQPLRDKIVITDVGSGLFHFGDWAEQLVAESTGKQGTGLLPVVADDQAPELTHLAADVLPVALCPLAGEGVEGTAPSPDDVDLENANLEEWAAGVLDATEVTVAGGLGAMFLLWEHAVAIAGRLLGIDPFDQPNVESAKEATRGLLESTPAPEPPAFADSGVEVRGSSALLSGVETVDEAVAALLDTLDPEHGYVAVMAYLDREGRPAELLGGTRAALAARTGRPVTFGWGPRFLHSTGQLHKGGAPVGVFLQVTGEPEARVEIPGRDFDFATLISAQAAGDARVLTEEGRPVLRLHATTSEALAWLAGVLAGPAR from the coding sequence ATGGTCAGCGCCACCGGGTCCGCCGCCGACGCGGTGAGCCAGCACGTGCCGACCCTCGTCGCCGACGCGGTCGCCTCGCGCCTCAGCGCGCAGGACGCCACGCTGTGGGGCCCCGACGCCGAGGCCGAGGCCTCCGTCCGGCTCGGCTGGACGGCGCTCCACGAGACGTCCCGCGCGCTGCTCGAGCCGCTCCAGGCGCTCTGCGAGGAGCTCCGCGAGGAGGGCGTCGACCGCGTGGTCCTCGCCGGCATGGGCGGGTCGTCCCTCGCCCCCGAGGTCATCGCCGGCACCGCGGGCGCGCAGCTCGTCGTCCTCGACTCCACCCAGCCGGACCAGGTGGCCCGGGCGCTGGGTGGCGACCTCGCTCGCACCGTCCTCGTCGTCTCCTCCAAGTCGGGCGGGACGGTGGAGACCGACTCCCAGCGGCGCGCCTTCGAGGCCGCGTTCACCGAGGCGGGGATCGACGCGGCCAGCCGCATCGTCGTCGTCACCGACCCGGGCTCGCCGCTCGCGGCGACCGCCGCCGAGGCCGGCTACCGCGCCGTGTTCGAGGCCGACCCGCACGTGGGTGGGCGGTTCTCCGCCCTCACGGCGTTCGGCCTCGTCCCCAGCGCCCTCGCCGGCGTCGACGTCGCCGCCCTGCTCGACGAGGCGGCCGCCGTCGCCCCGTTCTTCGCGGAGGACACCGAGGCCAACCCGGCGCTCGTCCTCGGCGCCGCGCTGGCGGGCACGCAGCCGCTGCGCGACAAGATCGTCATCACCGACGTCGGCTCCGGCCTGTTCCACTTCGGTGACTGGGCCGAGCAGCTCGTCGCCGAGTCGACCGGCAAGCAGGGCACCGGTCTGCTGCCCGTCGTCGCCGACGACCAGGCCCCCGAGCTCACCCACCTCGCCGCCGACGTCCTGCCCGTCGCGCTGTGCCCGCTGGCCGGCGAGGGCGTCGAGGGCACCGCCCCGTCGCCCGACGACGTCGACCTGGAGAACGCCAACCTCGAGGAGTGGGCCGCCGGCGTCCTCGACGCCACCGAGGTCACCGTCGCCGGTGGCCTCGGCGCGATGTTCCTCCTCTGGGAGCACGCCGTCGCCATCGCCGGGCGCCTGCTCGGGATCGACCCGTTCGACCAGCCCAACGTCGAGTCGGCCAAGGAGGCCACCCGCGGGCTGCTCGAGTCCACGCCCGCGCCCGAGCCGCCGGCGTTCGCCGACTCCGGCGTCGAGGTGCGCGGGTCCTCCGCGCTCCTGTCCGGCGTCGAGACGGTCGACGAGGCCGTCGCGGCGCTCCTCGACACGCTCGACCCCGAGCACGGCTACGTCGCCGTCATGGCCTACCTCGACCGCGAGGGCCGGCCCGCCGAGCTCCTCGGCGGCACGCGCGCCGCGCTGGCGGCCCGCACCGGGCGGCCGGTGACGTTCGGCTGGGGGCCGCGGTTCCTCCACTCCACGGGCCAGCTCCACAAGGGCGGGGCGCCGGTGGGCGTGTTCCTCCAGGTCACCGGCGAGCCGGAGGCGCGGGTCGAGATCCCCGGCCGCGACTTCGACTTCGCCACCCTCATCTCCGCCCAGGCCGCCGGCGACGCCCGCGTCCTGACCGAGGAGGGCCGGCCGGTCCTGCGCCTGCACGCCACCACCTCCGAGGCGCTCGCGTGGCTGGCCGGTGTCCTCGCCGGACCCGCCCGATGA
- the zwf gene encoding glucose-6-phosphate dehydrogenase — protein sequence MSATLRDPEDRRLPRIAGPCGLVIFGVTGDLAKRKLMPAVYDLANRGLLPPAFALTGFARRDWSTDDFAQIVHDAVREHARTPFDERTWEHLASGFRFVQGEFDDDAAFDQLARTVADLDAERGTGGNHAFYLSVPPSSFPVVCAQLARSGLSKAPSDTWRRVVIEKPFGHDLASAKELDEVVSQVFAEDSVFRIDHYLGKETVQNILALRFANQLFEPIWNAHYVDHVQITMAEDIGIGSRAGYYDGIGAARDVIQNHLLQLLALTAMEEPVSFDPEALRAEKEKVLSAVRLGADLDTTTARGQYAAGWQGGEQVRGYLEEDAIPEGSTTETYAALRLEVDTRRWAGVPFYLRAGKRLGRRVTEIAVVFKRAPHLPFALGATEELGQNALVVRVQPDEGVTIRFGAKVPGTAMEVRDVTMDFGYGHAFTENSPEAYERLILDVLLGDPPLFPRQREVELSWEILDPVTAHWATSGPPEPYRPGSWGPRSAEEMLARDGNTWRMP from the coding sequence ATGAGCGCCACCCTGCGCGACCCGGAGGACCGCCGCCTCCCGCGGATCGCCGGCCCCTGCGGTCTCGTCATCTTCGGCGTCACCGGCGACCTGGCCAAGCGCAAGCTCATGCCGGCGGTCTACGACCTCGCCAACCGCGGCCTGCTGCCGCCGGCATTCGCCCTCACCGGGTTCGCCCGGCGGGACTGGTCCACCGACGACTTCGCCCAGATCGTCCACGACGCCGTCCGCGAGCACGCCCGCACGCCCTTCGACGAGCGCACCTGGGAGCACCTGGCCTCCGGGTTCCGGTTCGTCCAGGGCGAGTTCGACGACGACGCCGCGTTCGACCAGCTCGCGCGCACCGTCGCGGACCTCGACGCCGAGCGGGGCACCGGCGGCAACCACGCGTTCTACCTGTCGGTGCCGCCGAGCTCCTTCCCCGTCGTGTGCGCCCAGCTTGCCCGCTCGGGGCTGTCGAAGGCGCCGTCGGACACGTGGCGCCGCGTCGTCATCGAGAAGCCGTTCGGCCACGACCTCGCCTCGGCGAAGGAGCTGGACGAGGTGGTCTCCCAGGTCTTCGCCGAGGACTCGGTCTTCCGGATCGACCACTACCTCGGCAAGGAGACGGTCCAGAACATCCTCGCCCTGCGGTTCGCCAACCAGCTCTTCGAGCCGATCTGGAACGCGCACTACGTCGACCACGTCCAGATCACCATGGCCGAGGACATCGGCATCGGCAGCCGCGCGGGCTACTACGACGGCATCGGCGCCGCCCGCGACGTCATCCAGAACCACCTCCTCCAGCTGCTCGCGCTCACCGCCATGGAGGAGCCCGTCTCCTTCGACCCGGAGGCGCTGCGGGCGGAGAAGGAGAAGGTCCTCTCCGCCGTCCGCCTCGGCGCCGACCTCGACACCACCACCGCCCGCGGCCAGTACGCCGCGGGCTGGCAGGGCGGGGAGCAGGTGCGCGGCTACCTCGAGGAGGACGCGATCCCCGAGGGCTCGACGACGGAGACCTACGCCGCGCTGCGGCTCGAGGTCGACACCCGGCGCTGGGCCGGCGTCCCGTTCTACCTGCGCGCCGGCAAGCGCCTCGGGCGGCGGGTGACGGAGATCGCCGTCGTCTTCAAGCGCGCCCCGCACCTGCCGTTCGCGCTCGGCGCGACCGAGGAGCTCGGGCAGAACGCCCTGGTGGTGCGCGTCCAGCCGGACGAGGGCGTCACCATCCGGTTCGGCGCCAAGGTCCCCGGTACCGCCATGGAGGTCCGGGACGTCACCATGGACTTCGGCTACGGCCATGCGTTCACGGAGAACTCTCCCGAGGCTTACGAGCGCCTCATCCTCGACGTGCTGCTCGGCGACCCGCCGCTCTTCCCGCGCCAGCGGGAGGTGGAGCTGTCCTGGGAGATCCTCGACCCGGTGACGGCGCACTGGGCGACGTCGGGCCCGCCCGAGCCGTACCGGCCGGGCTCGTGGGGACCGCGCAGCGCCGAGGAGATGCTCGCGCGTGACGGCAACACCTGGCGGATGCCGTGA